The genome window TACAATTTAAAGGGGGATTTAGGACAATAGATGATGtaatgtgatttaaaacagCTCGTAGGATTAAAAACTATTCATAAAACTTCAGATATTCTCCTGctgaaatgtttcctgttttgatttcaggacatttgaaatgttgttctcatgaatgaaaatgtattttgtgcttcagagaaagaaaaactgatttGAAGTTTGAAGTTAAGCATCCGCGTCGTGCTGCAGACGACAGGTCCAGAGAAATCAAACTGATGTGAATCTTTGTTTTATCTCTCAGTCTGTTTCTGTTCCCGTTCCTCTTCTCGTTCCTGGTCGACGCTCAgctgctgtctctctcacaaATGTACGGAAGCCTGCAGTCGCCGAACTTCCCGGAGCCGTACCCCCGAGAGACGCAGCTGCGCTGGAACGTCAGCGTTCCCGACGGCTTCCACATCAAACTCTACTTCAGCCACTTTGACCTGGAGCCGTCCTACCTGTGTGAGTACGACTACGTCAAGGTGAGGCAGCAGGGCATCATGGGTACTTTTTCCTTCATGTCTGCTGGATCTCGCAGCAGGAAGAACAACTCGTTTTATATGTCTGATTAAACTAAACTGATCCAGGAGATTCAGACTTCACATCGCGGCCCTGACGGCTGTCTGGTGTCTTCACTTTAAATCAGTTACAGGAAGaaagttaaaggtccagtgtggagggtTTAGCgacctctagtggtgaaactgcagtttgcaaccatttgaatcccgcttgcctcaccctccccttccaggcgtgtaggagaaactacggtggctgtgaAACTCGATAAAGGCCCTCtgtagagccggtgtttggtttgtccattctgggcaactgtagaaacatgccggggcaacatggcggcctccgtggaaggagacccgctccctctgtagatataaaggctgattctaagctaacgaaaacacaacacttcttattttcaggtgattctacactaatgaaaacatacttataaatattatatttctgccgatagctcctcctaaatgttccacactggacctttaacacaGATTCAACAGCTGGAAAAACAATGTCCTGATTTACAAAGAAAAGTCTCCATTTAAGATACAAACAGTAAAATCAGACAGGACTTCTTCTATgaatgtttacatgcacactcaAATCCTGATTCTGTGtttgcacataaacacatcagATCCTGGTTTCATAAATCTAGATAAGTCCTGATCCAGATGTTGAGAAGCTTGTATATGCTAGCTGAGTACCCTGATAGAAACCAGGACCCTGTGGCAGGAAAACACCTGATCCAGATTTCTGATCTTCAGACCTTCATTTCCTGAATATTATCAAAACAAGAATAAGACTCAAAACTTGGTCATTTTCAGTAAAGATAattaaaaaccaacaacaacagcgAGACTTTTATATTATAAAGTCACTGTGATATAAACTGAAGTGatttagcttcagctgaaaGACTAAACATGTACTGccacctgccacacacacatacacacattcatattcaaatgATGTCACTGGGTGCCGCAGCAACGCACCGCGGCAACCTGCCCTCGACAACAAGCAGCTGCAACACACAAAAGAGACCAGCTAACTGGCTTCCCACAGTgcactgctctgtgtgtgtgtgtgtggataaagTAAATAACAcatcagatacacacacacgcttttACTTACGTCACTTTTGGGGACATTACATAGACTTACATTCTTTTCCTGAGACTAACCTTAACCACTGAcccaaaaatcagctttttcccAGTTGGACAAGCCGTCTCCAATTAACTGGTCTTTAGTCTGAAATGTGTCACCGAAGGGAGCCTAAGTCAGAAACACATCCACGCAGGCTAACTCCAGATTTTGTGGATTTCTATGTTAATTTGATGGAGCTGTTGTTCCACAGTCTGCTGCGGACCCTGAACGcctcatcaaacacacacacacacacacacacacacacacacactcactgtaacACCAGGAGAACCTGCTGGACATTTTGTtgtaggaataataataataataattacagagaaacaaacaggagACCAACAACATGAAGCTcaaaaaagataatttttcCGTATTTTGTCATTCAAATTTGGTAAAAATTTGCGTTAACTTGTGGAGATTTTCCTGTTTAACACAACATGTGAATATCCTAAATCTTTACAACTTTACATATACAAGGATTGTACCATAGCAACCCCATAGCAACCACCACCTAATAACACCTAtaggagtttttaaaaaatgcgtGTCTGATTTGCAAACAAGAAGTGCAGCTGATGGTGCTGAGTCAGTCAGTAATGGGGTACCACAGGGGTCTAGTCTTGGTCCATTACTATGTACTACTACTATTATACATAAATAGCATTATTCTTCCTAATCAGTACTTCAACGTCcatctttatgcagatgatacagttTTATATTCTACAGGCTCTAACTCCTCTTCAGCCGACCTTTGATGTTTTCTAACAGTATCTTCTGAATCATAAAGATGTTTTAAAGAACAAGATATTCTCCACATCCACCACTGTCTCTGACTGTCCTGCCATTAAAGCTTTAAATGAGTCATACAAACACTGAGGAATCTGGCCTGACAGCAGACTCATTCAAGTCATTCAAGACTCATATTCAGCATCTGTCTCAAACTAGACTTTCTGTATagaattcagaatcagaaatactttattgatccccgtggggaaactcttttgttacagcagctcactgtcacgtcagtgcacacaggaatagcaCACAAGtactaaacaaatcaaatatattacactataatacaggtcagataaattaagtacaaagtggatataagtataaaattaaaataagtgtaaagtacaacgtggattaccggttgatgataagtatgtacggtataataatacaatgtaaaatataagtaataagtaatagtgcatcaactgtcaagttaagtgtagcttattaagatgattatgagacggtggatattgcacagcagtaatagaagtatgaataaatatcaataaattaaactgaaaacagagtatattgcacatcagtattaaacacagaatattgcacaattatttcaagtattgcagtgatgttaacgatccaatgtccagtttagtgacttagggtcatatagactgacacttaaaGACTAAAGCTGTTGTTCAGTCCTGGTCTGTCTCGCTGCTCCATCATTACTTCAGCTGATTATCATAGACCATCACACTTTATCACTAGTGACACATTTCACACtcacctctgctctctgtgggACTTTACTGACAAGAAGAAATCATCTCCTCATATTTATCTATAAAGctacctcacatctcttctctcagTTAAAGCTACGTGACCTCAGATATTCCATATGTACACACTAAGAGTATTTTATACTTCaagattaaacaaaataagaaataaaataaatgaatacaaagaGTGACGGGAGTGAACCAGTTTCTGTTGTTTGACACGTTTTATGTTAAAGAAGCTGCTGGAAGGCGACTGGTACTAATGAGATGATATGGTctgtacacgcacacacacacagagttgaaTAGCCAAACAAAGGCAGAGTGTGTGGGGGTTTTATTCTGTTAGCAGCATGTTAACAGGCTTTTAGTGAAGTGTGACCTGCTGTTCATTGACACACAGTGTAAATGTGGTGGATGTCAGATAAGACTGGAGGCTGCAGTCTTAAAGCTCCTCAGTCTCCAATAACTATGAAGTTGaatgttctttctttatttgtttgttttttcttccgtCAGTAAAAGTTTGTTCATTTTGCCgtcaggaaacaggaaacaaaatcaTCTCTCGGGAGACGTCCAGTAACTTTTATAGCAGAAactcctttttgtttgtttttgtgaatgaaagtgATTTTTgttataacattattttaagtGCCCCGGTggatattattatattatattgttaagTATTTGACAGCTGTAACGTCGGTAAAAGTGAGCGAACTGAAGCGTTTGAGTATTAAAATCCCTCCAGATATTTTATAGATTTATCTCTCAGTAAAGATGTGCACCTGCCCGGGCTGCTAGCATCAGACAGCTAATGTCATCTCttaaacatcataaataataattagtcTAATATAATACGTTTTTTTTAGTAGTTGAAATGACATTAAACTTTTTGAAGTGTTGCattgtattaaatgtttgtttatatttgtttttatttttgttgtgtggtcattaaagtgaattgaatttatttttcatgtatttgttttaggTCTATTTAAGAGATAAAGTCTGTACTTTTTCTATTATTAAAACAGATTTTCCTGAAAGAAGTAGTACATATTAACCCTTCAACTCCCCAAAGACCAGGGAGGTGAATGTTGGTGTGATACAAGATGTACTACGAGATGGAAGGATATTAGATGAAGTGGAGGGATGAAATGtagtttggggggggggggggcagctgGATGGATCCTTGCTTTCAGGTTTAAACAGTGGCCTCGACTGACACCGCTGTTCCTTCCGTATCaactaaatgaaaaacagattttcctGCAGATTTGACTCGTCAGCTGTATTTTCACGATGCACTTGATGAATAAACCGACTGATGTCTCacatgtgttgttgtgtttgtaggTGGAGGCGGAGGGGGAGGTGCTGGCCTTGTTCTGTGGCAGGGAGGAGACGGACACGGAGGCGGTGCCGGCTCAGCAGCTCATCACCTCCCCCAGAAACTCCCTCAGCGTCTTCTTCTCCTCCGACTTCTCCAACGAGGAGAGATACTCTGGATTCATGGCTCACTACAGCGCTGTGGGTGAGGACCGGAGAACCGGGTTATAACACAAACTGTCCTTTAAACATCCAGACGACTCTCACGTCTGTTGggctgcagttcctctaacgTCCACCAGGTGCTGCTGTGATCAAACTCTGACTGTATTGAAGTGAATGAGAAAACCTCAAGTGTTTTAGAGTAGAAACTGTGATGACATGCTGTAGTTTTCTGACAGTATTAGACAACAATCATAATGCAAAGATGATTTATTTGTAGGTtttatgtgtgtaggtgtgtaagTTTGGTAACTAGTGATGATTCGAGTCATCAGCCCGAGTAGACTCGCATGCTGTCAGTCTACTCATCTGTTTATCTGCGTCACTgtacacagagcagcagcatgaCACCAAACTAACACAATAGGTGATGTCGTACTCTGAGACACTTGACAGGTGATGTCGTACTCTGAGACACTTGACAGGTGATGTCGTACTCTGAGACACTTGATAAATACAcattgtttagttttgacttCTTGTGTCGCGtctctttgtcttcttcctctcttcttccctccagATGTAGACGAGTGCAGTGACCGGAGTGATGAAGACCTGCTCTGTGATCATTTCTGTCACAACTACATCGGAGGATACTACTGCTCCTGTCGCTATGGTTACCTGCTGCACTCTGACAACCGCACCTGCAGAGGTGAGGCTGCTGATGGTTTCATAACCTCAAAGTGATTTCTCTGTTCTTACAGTCTGAACAGCAGTGAAGCTAAACATGTAGAGTTTGTCCTGATGGGGGCGCTAGAGGAAAGACCATGGAGTCACTAAAATCtgaagggttcatcctctggagagcagaCTGAAGAAAGGACAAAACTTCTTCTGCTGCTGGTTTGAAGCTGCTGACTgtgtaaacacaacatatatAGACTGACAGTGAGGAGACCAGCAGGGTTCCCAGATTACCAACATTACAAACAACCAGCAgcacagaggtcaaaggtcagagtcTTAGTTATAACTCTTATACAGTCATTTGTGTCCTTGACTCCTTTAACTTCTGTTGCCCTTTGAGTTAAAGAGATTTAAAGACCTGATTTTATGTGTGATGGATGAACTcataagaaattaaaataaagtaatgagagctaaagtgctttacatgaagattaagaagaaaagaaagagaaggaacaagaaaattataataatgatgatgataccAATACTAATAGTAATAATTTCACAACAAGCATACAGGAAGCCACGCATATAGATTATTCGGTTACAAAGGATGAATGTCACATGATTGAAAGGCAACAGAAAGAAGACTGAGCTCATCTCAGGAGGCCGATCCAGAAACCAGCAGAATAAAAACTAAAGGCAGCTTCTCAGACTGTGAATTGACTTTTGGTACAGAATCAATATCAGAACCAGATGACTGGATCACAGCTTTTAAGCAGATCTAACATATATGATGGGCCATTCAGACCTTTATAGACAAGCAGAAGAACCTTAAAGTCTGTTCTGGTGCGTACAGGAAAGTGTAATGTGCTTTCTGAATGATCTGCAGCTCCACAGTCTACATGAGACCTGAGAAAACTGtcacttctgttttttctttattaggAGTAAAAGATTATGACTCATCCACTGGTGTTTATCCCCAAACATTGTACAAGCGTGGTGATAGAGCTGAGATCATTCATGGACAAGGGAATGTATAATTGTATGTCATCTGCATAATGACGATAATCAGCGTGGTGTTGATGTTTGATGTGTCTGAACATGTAAAGGTTAAAGAAAAGGGGCCCAGAATTCATCCCTGTGGAACTCCATTATGCCGGGAGCCACGACCAGCCCTCAGGATGTTTTCTGCTACCTTTTTTCACTATTCCAGCACTTTATGGTGAATATCAGTGCCTTACTTATATAGAAAACGTCCAAAGTTCATAAGCTTCAATTTGAGCCCAAGATGACCTTTCTACCTTACAAATTACACTTGCTGTGGCCTAAATTCTTCACTGTACCTCAAATCAGAGAAAACTGAATTTTCAGTCACTAGTCTTCCAAATGGGCCTGGTGGCCTCTGATACAGTTTGGGTCTGAACCAGGATATATCTGGGCCAGTTTGGCTTTACATAAGTGCAGGCAATGAGTCCTTAGTCCTGTTGTTAAGTGTTAAGTACTTAGGTGCACATTGATTTGCAATATTCATAACTATTGATGGTTGGCTTATTGATCACATGCTAGTCTGTATTGTAACACTAATTGAGTGTGTTGGTTTGGACAAGCTATCTGTGCGTATACAACATAAAACACTTTGAATACCATTTAATAAGCATCTGTTTTCCTACTGTAGGATTCATTTTTCATGTTCTTCACTTCAgatagcagtagtagcagtacatGTGAACATATTGTTAGAAGCAAGAAATATGTTTACCCCCATTTGGAAGGCTAGTGACTGAAAATTCAGTTTTCTTGGATTTGAGGTACAGTGAAGAATTTAGGCCACAGCAAGTGTAATTTTCAAGATACAAAGGTCATCTTGGGCTCAAACTGAAGCTTCTGAACATTGGAAGTTTTCTATATGCAGGTACGGCAGTGATATTCACCGTAAAGTGCTGGAAAATGATCATTCATGATGAGAATCGTTCTTGAGCGGACGGTAGTTCTGggtgatattttaaaatagaaTGGCAGCAAGCCCCATAATCTTATTACGCTACTTTCCCCTGTGTCCCAAAAAAGGGGCCCGACTTGGGGGTGCTTGTTATAAACTTGCGATGGCCCGACGTATGACGTCCTGGACGAGGCTCCCGGCCTACATGTGATGAGGACAGGAACAGAGGAGACATGTGTGGAGTGCGATATGTTGAAGTGGATGTACATATTAGTGTATTGTGTTGTACATTGTACGATGTTAAAGTGGATGCTGTATATAAGTGGATTATGTTGTCTGATGTTAAAGTGGGAGTGAGTTGACCTCGGGAAGCTGTAATCCTGCAGCCTCTCTGACTTCACTGGAAGCTCTCAGACTGTGTTGGAGCTTTTCAAACACAATGAGCTTAAACGTGTTTCTATGTGAACTGTGTTTCACAGCAGATTTGAATTCCAGCAGCCTGATCCTGATTACAGGCTGCTGCCAACAAGTCACAGTCTCAAACAAACACCGAACGCCTTTGTAACATGTTTCAGCtccaggaaaacacacactaataacTTCTTTATAGACGAACAACCTATGAAGTGgctgcaactgtgtgtgtgtgtgtgtgtgtgtttgtgtttgtgtgtgtgtgtttgtgtgtgtgtgtgtgtgtgtgtgtgtgtgtgtgtgtgtgtgttgtgtgtgtgtgtgtgtgtgtgtgtgtgtgtgtgtgtgtgtgtgtgtgtgtgtgtgtgtttgtgtttgtgtgtgtgtgtgtgtgtgtgtgtttgtgtttgtgtttgtgtgttcagtatCTGGACTGTAACCTCTGTCTGACTGATAGTAGCTGCTGATTGGTGCTAAATATTTACATGTtctgcatgtttctgtgtggaggaggctctcacacacacacacccttgtgcttctatctttgtgaggaccgtcattgagaTAATGCATTCCCAAGCCCCTCACCCTCACCCTTCAAACCAAGCTGTAACCTTCAAAcacctttgaagttgtgaggaccggccaacatgtcctcactctgtaggtaaaatacatgtttcagtcctcactgtgtagtaagtacaagtacacacacactcggcCGTCCAAATGTGGGTTTGTTTGAAACTCTTGATTGATCAGATGTGAAATGGAGTCAAGCTGCTGCTTTCCTTCACTTTTCCCTCTGCGACTTTGTTAACAGGTTAACAGGTTAACAGGTTAACAGGTTAACAGGCCGAAGGCTGCGCGAACTGAATCTTTTCCATTTATTGTCTTGTGATTGAGgttcaatattttaatttataattttattttataataaagaTTTTTAGTCTCCATGTTAAGATTTGTGTTTTCAGCAGCCGCAGCCATCACACGCATTTTCTTGCCTGAGCTCGCCTCCATTTGCTGCTGGTCAGGTATTATTGTCCAATCAGCTGTCACACAGCCAGTGAGAGCCTGAGTGACTCAACTAATGGTGTGGACTCAGACCACCGCAGAGACTTGTCATTAACAGATCCTTTAACatcttcactgtgtgtgtgtgtgtgtgtgtgtgtgtgtgtgtgtgttcagtggagTGCAGTGACGGTGTGTTCAGGGAACGCTCCGGTGTTCTGAGCAGCGTTGATTTTCCGTCTCCGTACCCGAAGAGCTCAGAGTGTTTGTACAGGATCGAGGTGGAGCCGGGCTTCAGGCTCCGCCTCCGGTTTGACCCCCTCTTTGACGTGGAGGACCACC of Siniperca chuatsi isolate FFG_IHB_CAS linkage group LG7, ASM2008510v1, whole genome shotgun sequence contains these proteins:
- the masp1 gene encoding mannan-binding lectin serine protease 1 isoform X2; amino-acid sequence: MSLFLFPFLFSFLVDAQLLSLSQMYGSLQSPNFPEPYPRETQLRWNVSVPDGFHIKLYFSHFDLEPSYLCEYDYVKVEAEGEVLALFCGREETDTEAVPAQQLITSPRNSLSVFFSSDFSNEERYSGFMAHYSAVDVDECSDRSDEDLLCDHFCHNYIGGYYCSCRYGYLLHSDNRTCRVECSDGVFRERSGVLSSVDFPSPYPKSSECLYRIEVEPGFRLRLRFDPLFDVEDHPDVRCPYDHVKIEAGSSEFGPFCGNRSPGEIQTDSNVVTVSFHSDNSGENLGWRITYTATGSQCLVPEIPPNALLNPVQSEYSFKDHILFSCAPGYRLLKDGEYLDHYQMDCRSDGSWSSSPPHCQKTD